One Pseudomonas brassicacearum genomic region harbors:
- a CDS encoding N-formylglutamate amidohydrolase, with product MHESIECAESGLYTGPAYRLVREDAEHPLVLVCEHASRFIPAALNDLGLDETAAQEHIAWDIGALALAERLSETLGATLLTANYSRLLIDLNRPLHVPDSIPPQSEIYQVPGNQSLDEATREYRRQCLFHPFHDRLRALIDQRLAANRPVRVVGIHSFTPVFYGQPRALEAGVLFGEAKEYAQRIVEGLSRHSLRAAGNQPYKINPLTDMTVPVHGDARGLDSVLIEVRNDLLRSPESVRTWSAYLAPLL from the coding sequence ATGCACGAATCTATTGAATGTGCTGAGTCGGGCCTCTACACCGGGCCGGCCTACCGACTGGTCCGGGAAGACGCCGAGCACCCGTTGGTGCTGGTGTGCGAGCACGCCAGCCGCTTCATTCCCGCTGCGCTGAACGATCTGGGCCTGGACGAAACCGCCGCTCAGGAACACATCGCCTGGGACATCGGTGCCCTGGCGCTGGCCGAACGTCTGTCCGAAACCCTCGGCGCGACCTTACTGACGGCCAATTATTCACGGCTGTTGATCGACCTCAACCGTCCGCTGCACGTACCGGACAGCATTCCGCCCCAGAGCGAGATCTACCAGGTCCCGGGCAACCAGTCCCTGGACGAGGCCACGCGCGAATATCGCCGCCAGTGCCTGTTCCATCCCTTTCATGATCGTTTGCGGGCGTTGATCGACCAGCGCCTGGCCGCCAACCGGCCAGTGCGAGTGGTGGGCATCCACAGTTTCACCCCGGTGTTCTATGGCCAACCACGCGCGCTGGAAGCCGGCGTGCTGTTCGGCGAAGCCAAGGAGTATGCCCAGCGTATCGTCGAGGGGCTGAGCCGGCATTCGCTGCGCGCGGCAGGCAACCAGCCCTACAAGATCAACCCCTTGACCGACATGACTGTCCCGGTGCACGGCGACGCCCGCGGCCTGGATTCGGTGTTGATCGAAGTGCGCAACGATCTGCTGCGCAGCCCCGAGTCGGTACGGACCTGGAGCGCTTACCTGGCCCCATTGTTGTAG
- a CDS encoding MurR/RpiR family transcriptional regulator: MPPLRDLITDPGLVLTPSERKVVRALLDHYPRNGLGPMSRLSDHAGVSDPTIVRLVKKLGFGGYGEFQDALLSDMDHRLRSPRTLLQPRAKLPQGDTWSQYLAASQRALINTQALTQPEDVRILVQWLLDSRHQVHCFGGRFSSFLAHYLLNHLRLLRAGCFALEDNAQLPDRLFDVQRQDVVVIFDYRRYQAQALRVASAAKERHARVVLFSDIYASPLRELADLIISAPVESVSAFDSLVPALAQVEALIACMTPQCPDLAERLEGIDALRTEFNTHLLEEK, from the coding sequence ATGCCGCCCCTCAGAGACCTGATCACTGATCCCGGCCTCGTTTTGACGCCGTCGGAACGTAAGGTCGTACGCGCCCTGCTCGATCACTATCCACGCAACGGCCTGGGCCCGATGTCGCGCCTGTCGGACCATGCCGGCGTCAGCGACCCGACCATCGTGCGGCTGGTGAAAAAACTCGGTTTTGGCGGTTATGGCGAATTCCAGGATGCGCTGCTCAGTGACATGGACCATCGCCTGCGCTCCCCTCGCACGCTGTTGCAACCACGGGCCAAATTGCCGCAAGGCGATACCTGGAGCCAGTACCTGGCGGCCAGCCAACGCGCCCTCATCAATACCCAGGCCCTGACCCAGCCCGAAGACGTGCGTATTCTCGTCCAGTGGCTGCTTGACAGCCGGCACCAGGTGCATTGCTTCGGTGGACGCTTCAGCAGCTTTCTTGCCCACTATCTGCTCAACCACTTGCGCCTGCTGCGCGCGGGCTGTTTTGCCCTGGAAGATAACGCCCAACTGCCTGACCGGCTGTTCGACGTGCAGCGCCAGGACGTGGTGGTGATCTTCGATTATCGTCGCTACCAGGCCCAGGCCCTGCGTGTAGCCAGCGCAGCCAAGGAGCGCCACGCCCGGGTCGTCCTGTTCAGCGACATCTACGCTTCGCCATTGCGCGAGCTGGCCGACCTGATCATCAGTGCTCCGGTGGAGTCGGTCTCGGCCTTCGACAGCCTGGTACCGGCGCTGGCCCAGGTCGAGGCGCTGATCGCCTGTATGACCCCGCAATGCCCTGACCTGGCCGAACGCCTGGAAGGCATCGATGCCTTGCGCACGGAATTCAACACGCACCTGTTGGAGGAAAAATAA
- a CDS encoding histidine phosphatase family protein, whose translation MQATRLTLICHARTVAQKRARFALEEPLEADWLVQRPKAGQGYRNVRQVLCGPELRTRQTAALFGDEPQVVDALADCDLGRWRGLSIDDLLKTEPQQLQTWLDDPEAVPHGGESVARLCRRVGDWLASLEEQPGHWLAVTHPFVIRAALVNVLHCPAATFNRIDIEPLSAIELRFNGVWRLRAQGPGQESEE comes from the coding sequence GTGCAAGCCACCCGCCTGACCCTGATCTGCCACGCCCGCACCGTCGCCCAGAAACGGGCGCGCTTTGCCCTGGAAGAGCCGCTGGAGGCCGACTGGTTGGTACAGCGCCCGAAGGCTGGCCAGGGCTATCGAAATGTCCGGCAGGTGCTCTGTGGGCCAGAGCTGCGTACTCGCCAGACCGCTGCGTTGTTCGGCGATGAGCCCCAAGTGGTCGACGCCTTGGCCGATTGTGATTTGGGGCGCTGGCGCGGTTTGTCCATCGACGACTTGCTCAAGACCGAGCCGCAACAACTGCAAACCTGGCTGGACGACCCCGAGGCCGTTCCCCATGGTGGCGAATCCGTCGCCCGGTTGTGTCGCCGTGTCGGGGACTGGCTGGCAAGCCTGGAAGAACAACCGGGACATTGGCTGGCCGTCACCCATCCGTTCGTGATCCGCGCGGCTTTGGTGAATGTGTTGCACTGCCCGGCAGCCACGTTCAACCGAATTGACATCGAACCGCTGTCCGCCATCGAGTTGCGTTTCAACGGCGTGTGGCGATTGCGTGCCCAGGGGCCTGGCCAGGAGTCAGAGGAATGA
- a CDS encoding glutamine synthetase family protein has product MSRPEAATPLAPLPVTTLVSTDLIGVTRGRSFPSDELPHYVTAGCGWVPANSALTPQDIIASTNPWGAYGDLRLIPDLSSRVTVNNGPDAQAPALDFIHCDVRETDGRPWSTCPRTLLHDEVERYRTELGLQVFAAFEHEFNLRDTPSQPDRLAFSLQAQRQQAVFAGWLLSALRAGGVEPEMFLPEYGKQQYEITCRPTLGVAAADRAVNVREITREIARQMGLALSFAPKTSENAVCNGVHLHLSLQDLSGDPVLHDAASGNGLSSLGQHWAAGVLHYLPALCALTAPTPVSYERLQPHHWSASYACLGQRNREAALRICPTVSLGGKPLANQYNLEFRAMDATASPHLAMAALLIAGRLGIEQRLVLNAVTDEIPDELNEEQRRARGIIALPTTLTQALDCLRHSGALLEALPGPLVETYFALKAQELALTQALSPAERCEHYARIY; this is encoded by the coding sequence GTGAGCCGCCCCGAGGCCGCAACGCCCCTGGCACCGTTGCCCGTCACGACGCTGGTGAGCACCGACTTGATCGGCGTGACCCGCGGGCGCTCGTTCCCCAGCGATGAACTGCCCCACTACGTCACCGCAGGTTGCGGCTGGGTGCCGGCCAACAGCGCGCTGACGCCCCAAGACATCATCGCCTCGACCAACCCCTGGGGCGCTTATGGCGATCTGCGGCTGATCCCGGACCTGTCCAGCCGCGTCACCGTCAACAACGGCCCCGACGCCCAGGCCCCGGCCCTGGATTTCATCCATTGCGATGTGCGCGAGACCGACGGCCGGCCCTGGAGCACCTGCCCGCGCACGCTGCTGCACGATGAAGTGGAGCGTTATCGGACCGAGCTGGGCCTGCAGGTGTTCGCCGCGTTCGAGCATGAATTCAACCTCAGAGACACGCCTTCCCAACCCGATCGCCTGGCCTTCAGCCTCCAGGCCCAGCGCCAGCAGGCCGTATTCGCCGGATGGCTGCTCAGCGCATTGCGCGCCGGTGGCGTCGAACCGGAAATGTTCCTGCCCGAATACGGCAAGCAGCAGTACGAGATCACCTGTCGCCCCACCCTGGGCGTGGCCGCCGCCGACCGTGCCGTGAACGTGCGGGAGATCACCCGCGAGATCGCCCGGCAAATGGGCCTGGCGCTCAGCTTCGCTCCCAAGACCTCGGAAAATGCCGTGTGCAACGGTGTGCATCTGCACCTGAGCCTGCAAGACCTGAGCGGTGATCCCGTGCTCCATGACGCCGCCAGCGGCAACGGCTTGTCCAGCCTCGGCCAGCACTGGGCCGCCGGTGTGCTGCATTATCTGCCAGCGCTGTGTGCGCTGACCGCTCCAACACCGGTGTCCTACGAGCGCCTGCAACCCCATCACTGGAGCGCGTCCTATGCTTGCCTGGGACAGCGCAACCGCGAAGCGGCGCTGCGCATCTGCCCGACCGTGAGCCTGGGAGGCAAACCGCTGGCGAACCAGTACAACCTGGAATTCCGCGCCATGGACGCCACCGCTTCGCCGCACCTGGCGATGGCCGCGCTGCTAATCGCCGGGCGCCTGGGCATCGAACAGCGGCTGGTGCTGAATGCCGTGACCGATGAAATACCCGATGAATTGAATGAAGAACAACGTCGCGCCCGTGGCATCATCGCCCTGCCGACGACCCTGACCCAGGCACTGGATTGCCTGCGCCACAGCGGGGCGCTGCTCGAGGCCCTGCCCGGCCCTCTGGTCGAAACCTACTTCGCCTTGAAGGCCCAGGAGCTGGCCTTGACCCAGGCGCTGTCACCTGCCGAGCGTTGTGAGCACTATGCACGAATCTATTGA
- a CDS encoding isochorismatase family cysteine hydrolase, with protein MFSLPHRSPRDLPFVHDHTALLLVDMQRAWLEPQFDAHLDAPEAEYFIRRARQQVIPNQQRLLNAMRAARHNVLHTHIESLTADGRDRSLDHKLSDMHLPKGSPEAQIIAELTPLENEIVLPKTSSGVFNSTNIDYVLRNLQTRHLIVAGIVTDQCVDMAVRDAADRGYLVTLVEDACATYTEQRHLACLNAIKGYCWITDTDTVLGRLQEMQP; from the coding sequence ATGTTCTCGCTCCCCCATCGCTCGCCACGGGATTTACCCTTCGTTCACGACCACACGGCATTGCTGTTGGTGGACATGCAACGGGCCTGGCTGGAACCGCAATTCGATGCTCACCTGGATGCGCCCGAGGCCGAGTATTTCATTCGTCGTGCCCGCCAACAGGTGATTCCCAACCAACAGCGTTTGCTCAACGCGATGCGCGCGGCGCGGCACAACGTGTTGCACACCCACATCGAAAGCCTCACCGCCGATGGCCGTGATCGCTCCCTGGATCACAAGCTGTCGGACATGCACCTGCCCAAGGGCAGCCCCGAGGCGCAGATCATTGCCGAGCTGACGCCGCTGGAAAATGAAATCGTGCTGCCCAAGACGTCCTCGGGGGTTTTCAACTCCACCAATATCGACTACGTGCTGCGCAACCTGCAGACCCGCCACTTGATCGTCGCCGGCATCGTCACCGACCAATGCGTCGACATGGCCGTGCGCGACGCCGCCGACCGCGGCTACCTGGTCACGCTGGTGGAAGATGCCTGCGCCACTTACACCGAACAACGGCATCTGGCGTGCCTGAACGCGATCAAGGGCTATTGCTGGATCACCGATACCGACACCGTCCTCGGGCGCTTGCAGGAGATGCAGCCGTGA
- the astA gene encoding arginine N-succinyltransferase produces the protein MIVRPVAITDLPALLDLARCAGPGFTSLPANEERLAHRVRWAQRTFAGQVERADADYLFVLEDDDRQVVGISALTGAVGLREPWYNYRVGVTVSSAPELGIQRQIPTLFLNNEMTGQSEVCSLFLHPEQRRGHNGRLLSLARLLFVAEFSQLFGEKLIAELRGHADEQGCSPFWDSLGRHFFKKDFSYADQLSGMGNKSFIAELMPRQPLYTCLLTEQAQAVIGKAHPNTEPAMKILGAEGFAHRGYIDIFDAGPVIEAPVSKIRTVRDSQPLTLAIGTPDEQAPVWLIHNRRLENCRVTSAQARLHGHSLLVDRLTAKRLQVQPGDTVRAVALLKQGQQAVAA, from the coding sequence ATGATTGTCCGCCCGGTCGCCATCACCGACCTGCCCGCATTACTGGACCTCGCCCGCTGCGCGGGCCCCGGGTTCACCAGTCTGCCGGCCAACGAAGAGCGCCTGGCCCATCGCGTACGCTGGGCCCAGCGCACCTTTGCCGGACAAGTCGAACGTGCCGATGCCGATTACCTGTTCGTGCTCGAGGACGATGACAGGCAAGTGGTGGGCATCAGCGCCCTGACCGGCGCGGTCGGGCTGCGCGAGCCCTGGTACAACTACCGGGTCGGAGTCACCGTCAGCTCGGCGCCTGAGCTGGGTATCCAACGGCAGATCCCGACGCTGTTTCTCAACAATGAGATGACCGGGCAATCGGAAGTCTGCTCGTTGTTCCTGCATCCCGAGCAGCGTCGCGGCCACAATGGGCGGCTGTTGTCCCTGGCGCGCCTGCTGTTTGTCGCTGAGTTTTCCCAGTTGTTTGGTGAAAAGCTGATTGCCGAATTGCGCGGCCATGCCGATGAACAAGGCTGTTCGCCGTTTTGGGACAGCCTGGGACGGCACTTTTTCAAGAAGGATTTCAGCTACGCCGATCAGTTGTCCGGCATGGGCAACAAATCGTTCATTGCCGAGTTGATGCCGCGCCAGCCGCTGTACACCTGCCTGCTCACAGAACAGGCCCAGGCAGTGATCGGCAAGGCTCACCCGAACACCGAGCCGGCCATGAAGATTCTCGGCGCCGAGGGCTTTGCTCATAGGGGCTATATCGACATTTTCGACGCCGGTCCGGTGATCGAGGCGCCGGTTTCGAAGATCCGCACCGTGCGCGACAGCCAGCCGTTGACCCTGGCCATCGGCACGCCGGACGAACAGGCACCGGTCTGGTTGATCCATAATCGCCGCCTGGAGAACTGCCGCGTGACCAGCGCCCAGGCACGCCTGCACGGTCACAGCCTGCTCGTCGACCGGCTCACCGCCAAACGCCTGCAAGTACAACCGGGCGACACGGTGCGCGCCGTGGCGTTGCTCAAGCAAGGGCAGCAGGCGGTGGCCGCATAA
- a CDS encoding NAD(P)/FAD-dependent oxidoreductase, whose amino-acid sequence MAPSIKRIHSDEKFPSQADVVIIGGGIVGATTAYFLAKRGLSVALIEKGYVGCEQSSRNWGWCRQQNRDARELPLSGVAMRLWGELTAQIGTDLGFRRCGLKYATDDAKQLGDWEAWLDTARQFDINTRILSPAEASSAIPSVGRQWLGGVHSVEDGKAEPSIAAPGIAEGARALGASIHQNCAAYGLDITNGAVTGVITEKGLIRTNAVLCAAGAWASAFCRRHGLRFPQASVRQTAMRTRPAPNIGEVIYTPDCALTRRLDGSYTMAISGKARLEITPQGLRYGKEFLPMFIKRLGAMDFGVGKSFIHGPEGLAGWGSDKPSAFEHIRVLDPEARPEAIAEILKRVRKRFPALANIEVAETWGGYVDCTPDAVPVISAVDGVSGFFLAAGCSGHGFGLGPGIGHLAADLVANDTPCVDPKHYRLSRLNDGSKVEVGAI is encoded by the coding sequence ATGGCGCCCTCGATAAAACGCATCCACAGCGATGAAAAGTTTCCCTCCCAGGCTGATGTAGTGATCATCGGCGGCGGGATCGTCGGCGCAACCACCGCCTATTTTTTGGCAAAACGGGGACTCTCGGTCGCTCTGATCGAGAAGGGCTATGTTGGCTGCGAACAGTCGAGCCGCAACTGGGGCTGGTGCCGCCAGCAGAACCGCGATGCGCGCGAGTTGCCACTCTCCGGTGTAGCCATGCGGCTATGGGGCGAACTCACGGCGCAGATTGGCACTGATCTGGGGTTTCGCCGCTGTGGCCTCAAGTACGCGACCGACGATGCCAAGCAGCTCGGCGACTGGGAAGCGTGGCTGGATACGGCGCGCCAGTTCGACATCAATACGCGGATACTGAGCCCCGCCGAGGCCTCCTCCGCAATCCCATCCGTGGGGCGGCAATGGCTCGGCGGCGTCCACTCCGTCGAAGACGGCAAGGCGGAGCCCTCTATCGCGGCGCCGGGGATTGCCGAGGGCGCACGCGCGCTGGGCGCCAGCATCCACCAGAACTGCGCCGCCTACGGTCTCGATATCACCAATGGCGCGGTGACAGGCGTGATCACCGAAAAAGGGCTTATCCGCACAAATGCGGTCCTGTGCGCCGCCGGCGCCTGGGCCTCGGCGTTCTGCCGGCGTCATGGGTTGCGCTTTCCCCAGGCAAGCGTACGCCAGACCGCGATGCGTACACGCCCGGCACCGAACATTGGCGAGGTGATCTACACGCCGGATTGCGCGCTGACCCGCCGCCTCGATGGCAGTTATACGATGGCCATCAGTGGCAAGGCACGGCTTGAAATCACCCCGCAGGGCCTGCGCTACGGCAAGGAATTCCTGCCCATGTTCATCAAGCGCCTGGGCGCCATGGATTTTGGCGTCGGCAAGTCTTTCATCCACGGTCCGGAAGGGTTGGCCGGCTGGGGCTCGGATAAACCCTCCGCGTTCGAGCACATTCGTGTACTCGATCCCGAGGCCAGGCCCGAGGCCATTGCCGAGATCCTGAAGCGAGTCAGAAAGCGCTTCCCGGCCCTGGCGAACATCGAAGTGGCCGAGACCTGGGGGGGCTACGTGGATTGCACGCCCGATGCAGTGCCGGTGATCTCCGCCGTGGATGGGGTGTCAGGCTTCTTCCTTGCGGCGGGCTGTTCCGGGCATGGGTTCGGCCTGGGGCCGGGGATTGGTCATTTGGCGGCAGATCTGGTCGCCAACGATACGCCCTGTGTAGACCCCAAGCACTACCGCCTTTCGCGCTTGAACGATGGCTCGAAGGTGGAGGTAGGCGCTATCTGA
- a CDS encoding APC family permease, translating into MSIEAFGYKQELKRSLSLTDLVVYGMIFMIPIAPFGVYGYVNAEAPGMVPLAYIIGMVAMLFTALSYGSMARAFPVAGSVYSYAQRGLNPHVGFIAGWLMLLDYLLIPPLLYVYAAMALNHLYPDIPKVGFILAFLVSATFVNLRGITFTARMNIIFLLAQLVVLGIFLFYAWNALHGGAGNGQLTLAPLYSPEHFNFALLMQAVSIAVLSFLGFDAISTLAEEIKSDPGRSIGKAALVTLLVMGAIFVVQTWIATDLAAGMGFKSADTAFYEIAELAAGSWLATLTAVATALAWGVAVAITSQAAVSRLLFGMARDGKLPKVLAKVHPKHNTPYVSIYLVAVLSLLICYLFINAVDTLTSLVNFGALSGFMLLHITVINHYWRRQRSGQVIRHLLCPLVGFVIVAAIMYNMGVDAQKLGLIWIAAGVIYLCVLNKFGSPTALPDPAAP; encoded by the coding sequence ATGAGTATCGAGGCATTTGGCTACAAACAGGAATTGAAACGCAGCCTGTCGCTGACAGACCTGGTGGTGTACGGGATGATTTTCATGATCCCCATCGCACCGTTTGGCGTGTACGGCTACGTAAATGCCGAAGCACCGGGGATGGTGCCACTGGCGTATATCATCGGCATGGTGGCAATGCTGTTTACCGCGTTGAGCTACGGCAGCATGGCCCGGGCCTTTCCAGTGGCCGGTTCCGTCTATTCCTACGCACAACGGGGACTTAACCCACACGTCGGCTTCATCGCCGGTTGGCTGATGTTGCTGGACTACCTGCTGATCCCGCCACTGCTGTATGTCTACGCTGCCATGGCGTTGAATCATTTGTACCCGGACATTCCCAAGGTCGGCTTCATCCTGGCCTTCCTGGTCAGCGCGACTTTCGTCAACCTGCGGGGCATCACCTTCACCGCGCGGATGAACATCATTTTTCTGCTGGCGCAGCTGGTGGTGCTGGGGATCTTCCTGTTCTACGCCTGGAATGCCCTGCACGGTGGCGCCGGTAACGGCCAGCTGACCCTGGCGCCGCTGTACAGTCCGGAACACTTCAATTTCGCGCTGCTGATGCAAGCCGTGTCGATCGCGGTATTGTCGTTTCTGGGGTTCGATGCCATCTCCACCCTGGCCGAAGAGATCAAGAGCGACCCGGGCCGCAGCATCGGCAAGGCCGCCCTGGTGACCTTGCTGGTGATGGGGGCGATTTTCGTGGTGCAGACCTGGATCGCCACCGACCTGGCGGCCGGCATGGGCTTCAAGTCCGCCGACACCGCGTTTTATGAGATCGCCGAACTGGCGGCCGGCAGCTGGCTGGCAACCTTGACCGCGGTCGCCACGGCGCTGGCCTGGGGCGTCGCTGTGGCGATCACCTCGCAAGCAGCGGTGTCGCGCCTGCTGTTCGGCATGGCCCGGGACGGCAAGTTGCCCAAGGTACTGGCCAAGGTCCATCCGAAACACAACACCCCGTACGTGAGCATTTACCTGGTCGCGGTGCTGTCGTTGCTGATCTGCTACCTGTTCATCAACGCCGTGGACACCCTGACCTCCCTGGTCAACTTCGGCGCCCTGAGCGGCTTCATGCTGCTGCACATCACCGTGATCAACCATTACTGGCGCCGCCAGCGGTCCGGCCAGGTGATTCGCCATCTGCTCTGCCCGCTGGTCGGCTTCGTGATCGTCGCGGCCATCATGTACAACATGGGCGTGGATGCGCAGAAACTCGGCCTGATCTGGATTGCCGCGGGCGTGATCTATCTGTGTGTGCTGAATAAATTCGGCAGCCCTACGGCGCTACCGGATCCGGCCGCTCCTTGA
- the cobF gene encoding precorrin-6A synthase (deacetylating): MKKLSVIGIGAGDPDYLTMQAVKALNRVDVFFLMDKGPAKHKLLDLRREICQRYIVDRTYRFVEAYSPERERGDLGYTASVEALNRAKQATFERLIDEELSDGECGGFLVWGDPALYDSTLRILQTILDAGRCAFEFEVIPGITSVQALAARHKVPLNGIGGSLEITTGRRLAAGQVGDAANVVVMLDAEDAYRQVSDPDTHVYWGAYVGTPDEILIAGRLGDVADDIERTRKAARQANGWIMDTYLLRKP; encoded by the coding sequence ATGAAAAAGTTATCAGTCATCGGCATCGGCGCCGGCGATCCGGATTACCTGACGATGCAGGCGGTGAAAGCCTTGAATCGGGTGGACGTGTTTTTCCTCATGGACAAAGGGCCCGCCAAGCACAAGCTGCTGGATCTGCGGCGGGAAATCTGCCAGCGCTACATCGTCGATCGTACGTACCGTTTCGTCGAAGCCTACAGCCCTGAGCGTGAACGCGGCGACTTGGGCTACACCGCCAGTGTCGAAGCGCTGAACCGTGCGAAGCAGGCCACCTTCGAGCGGCTGATCGATGAAGAACTGTCCGACGGGGAGTGCGGTGGTTTTCTGGTTTGGGGCGATCCGGCGTTGTACGACAGCACCCTGCGCATCCTGCAGACGATTCTCGACGCCGGACGCTGCGCCTTTGAATTCGAGGTGATCCCCGGCATCACCAGCGTCCAGGCCCTTGCGGCCCGCCACAAAGTGCCGTTGAACGGCATTGGCGGTTCTCTGGAAATTACCACCGGACGCCGGTTGGCGGCGGGGCAGGTGGGCGACGCGGCGAACGTGGTGGTGATGCTCGATGCCGAAGATGCGTATCGCCAGGTGAGCGATCCTGATACGCACGTTTACTGGGGCGCCTATGTGGGAACACCGGATGAGATCCTCATCGCCGGCCGACTGGGGGATGTGGCCGACGACATTGAACGCACCCGCAAGGCTGCGCGGCAGGCGAATGGGTGGATCATGGATACGTACTTGCTGCGTAAACCTTGA
- a CDS encoding isocitrate lyase/PEP mutase family protein → MSRLSHQDLRRNFRQLLASKTCYHTASVFDPMSARIAADLGFEVGILGGSVASLQVLGAPDFALITLSEFAEQATRIGRVAQLPVIADADHGYGNALNVMRTIIELERAGVAALTIEDTLLPAQFGRKSTDLIGVAEGVGKIRAALEARVDPEMAIIARTNAGILPVQEIISRTQQYERAGADGICMVGVQDFEHLEKISENLTLPLMLVTYGNPKLRDDKRLAELGVRITIDGHGAYFAAIKATYDSLREQRQIFTQASDLSATELTHTYTQPEDYIRWAEEYMSVKE, encoded by the coding sequence ATGTCCAGGCTTTCTCATCAAGATTTGCGTCGTAACTTTCGTCAACTGCTGGCTTCCAAGACCTGCTATCACACCGCGTCGGTGTTTGACCCAATGTCGGCGCGCATCGCTGCCGACCTGGGTTTTGAAGTAGGGATCCTCGGTGGCTCGGTCGCGTCGTTACAAGTATTGGGCGCCCCGGACTTTGCCCTCATCACCCTCAGCGAATTCGCCGAACAGGCCACCCGCATCGGCCGCGTGGCCCAACTGCCGGTGATTGCCGACGCCGACCACGGCTATGGCAACGCCCTGAACGTGATGCGCACCATCATCGAGCTGGAACGCGCCGGCGTGGCTGCGCTGACCATCGAGGACACCTTATTGCCGGCCCAGTTTGGCCGCAAATCCACCGACCTGATTGGCGTAGCCGAAGGCGTCGGCAAGATTCGCGCGGCGCTGGAGGCGCGCGTCGATCCGGAAATGGCGATCATTGCCCGGACCAACGCCGGGATTTTGCCGGTCCAGGAAATCATCAGCCGCACCCAACAATATGAGCGGGCTGGTGCGGACGGGATTTGCATGGTGGGTGTGCAGGACTTCGAGCACCTGGAAAAAATCAGCGAAAACCTGACGCTGCCGTTGATGCTCGTCACCTATGGCAACCCAAAGTTGCGCGACGACAAACGCCTGGCCGAGCTGGGCGTGCGGATCACCATCGACGGCCACGGCGCCTATTTCGCCGCGATCAAGGCCACCTACGACAGCCTGCGGGAACAGCGGCAGATCTTTACCCAGGCTTCGGACCTCAGCGCCACCGAACTGACCCACACCTACACCCAGCCCGAGGACTACATCCGCTGGGCCGAGGAGTACATGAGCGTCAAGGAGTAA
- a CDS encoding arginine N-succinyltransferase, with product MLALRPVQLTDLPQLQQLASDSLVGVTSLPDDTERLREKILDSCDSFEADVRSPGGENYFFVLQDLISGRLTGCSEILASTGCNEPFYSLRNRPFSSESRELNIHHGVPALSLCQDLNGQTLLRGFHIDAERVRTPESELLSRARLMFIAAHPHRFAESVITEIVGFSSEDGQSPFWDAIGQHFFDLPYVEAERLCGLQSRTFLAELMPQYPIYVPMLPPAAQACIGRVHPDGQEAFDILEREGFETNSYVDIFDGGPTLHARVANIRSITQSRVAMARQSAQIDARGRYLVSNDSLGSYRAIVAELDLDAEGAVALSPDMLAALGITDGERVRVVAL from the coding sequence ATGCTGGCTTTACGTCCAGTGCAATTAACCGATCTGCCACAACTGCAGCAACTGGCCAGTGACAGCCTGGTGGGCGTCACCTCGCTTCCAGACGATACCGAGCGTCTGCGGGAGAAAATCCTCGACTCGTGCGACTCGTTCGAGGCCGATGTACGAAGCCCTGGCGGGGAGAACTATTTTTTCGTCTTGCAGGACCTGATATCCGGGCGCCTGACAGGCTGCTCGGAGATTCTCGCCAGCACCGGTTGCAACGAACCGTTCTACAGTTTGCGCAACCGACCGTTCTCCAGCGAGTCCCGGGAATTGAACATCCACCATGGCGTGCCGGCGCTGTCGTTGTGTCAGGACCTCAACGGCCAGACGTTGCTGCGCGGTTTTCACATCGACGCCGAGCGGGTGCGCACGCCAGAGTCGGAGTTGCTGTCCCGGGCCCGGTTGATGTTTATCGCCGCTCACCCCCATCGCTTTGCCGAATCGGTGATCACTGAAATCGTCGGCTTCAGCAGCGAGGATGGCCAGTCGCCCTTCTGGGACGCCATCGGCCAGCATTTCTTCGACCTGCCCTACGTCGAAGCCGAGCGGTTGTGTGGCCTGCAAAGCCGTACCTTCCTCGCCGAGCTGATGCCGCAATACCCGATCTATGTGCCCATGCTGCCCCCGGCGGCCCAAGCCTGCATTGGCCGGGTGCATCCCGACGGCCAGGAAGCCTTCGACATCCTCGAGCGCGAGGGTTTTGAAACCAACAGCTACGTGGACATCTTCGACGGCGGGCCGACGCTGCACGCCCGTGTCGCGAACATCCGCTCCATCACCCAAAGCCGTGTCGCCATGGCCCGGCAAAGCGCGCAGATCGACGCCCGTGGGCGTTATCTGGTGAGCAACGACAGCCTCGGGAGCTACCGGGCCATCGTGGCCGAACTGGATCTCGACGCCGAGGGCGCCGTGGCGCTGTCACCTGACATGCTGGCAGCCCTGGGCATCACGGATGGCGAGCGGGTCCGGGTGGTTGCCTTATGA